In Salarias fasciatus chromosome 20, fSalaFa1.1, whole genome shotgun sequence, a single window of DNA contains:
- the LOC115408525 gene encoding cytosolic sulfotransferase 2-like, which produces MDSCIRGVLFDFHGVSMTRYFTDNWENVQNFQARPDDILIATYPKAGTTWVSYILDLLYFGQTWQERQATVPIFDRVPFLEITSPSMGSGKDLVDNLPTSPRLIKTHFPVQFVPKSFFEQNCRIVYVARNAKDNVVSFFHFDRMNRIEPEPGDWNSYLKRFMQGKMVFGSWYDHVSNWWKKKQTYSNLHYMFFEDMVEDTGREIDKLCSFLGLTPSAEEKERVTGGVQFDNMKKDGMANYSTNIVMDFKVSPFMRKGKVGDWKNHFTVAQNEEFDEDYKTKMKDPTLQFRTEI; this is translated from the exons aTGGATTCGTGCATTCGAGGAGTGCTGTTTGATTTCCATGGAGTCTCAATGACCCGTTACTTCACAGACAACTGGGAGAATGTTCAAAACTTTCAGGCCAGACCGGATGATATCCTGATTGCTACATATCCTAAAGCAG GAACCACCTGGGTCTCTTATATCCTTGACCTGCTCTACTTTGGTCAAACATGGCAAGAGCGTCAGGCAACAGTCCCGATCTTTGACAGAGTGCCTTTCTTGGAGATCACTTCCCCATCAATGGGTTCAG GAAAAGACCTGGTGGACAACCTGCCCACCTCTCCTCGACTCATTAAAACTCATTTCCCTGTGCAGTTTGTGCCAAAGTCCTTTTTCGAGCAGAACTGCAGG aTTGTCTATGTTGCCCGTAATGCAAAAGACAATGTGGtgtctttcttccattttgACCGCATGAACAGGATCGAACCAGAGCCTGGAGACTGGAACAGCTACCTCAAGAGATTCATGCAGGGAAAAA TGGTGTTTGGATCCTGGTACGATCATGTGAGCAACTGGTggaagaagaaacagacttaCTCAAATCTGCACTACATGTTCTTTGAAGACATGGTTGAG gACACTGGACGAGAAATAGACAAACTTTGCTCCTTTCTTGGTTTGACTCCTTCAGctgaagagaaggaaagagTGACAGGAGGAGTTCAGTTTGATAACATGAAAAAGGACGGGATGGCCAACTATTCTACAAATATAGTCATGGACTTCAAAGTGTCTCCCTTCATGAGAAAAG gaaaagtgGGCGACTGGAAGAATCACTTCACTGTGGCTCAGAATGAAGAGTTTGATGAAGACTACAAGACAAAGATGAAGGATCCCACTCTCCAGTTTCGTACAGAAATATGA
- the LOC115408524 gene encoding cytosolic sulfotransferase 3-like, which yields MDSCIRGVLFDFHGVSMTHYFTDNWENVQNFQARPDDILIATYPKAGTTWTSYILDLLYFGQTWQERQATVPIFDRVPFLEITWPSMGSGKDVADNLPTSPRLIKTHFPVQFVPKSFFEQNCRIVYVARNAKDNVVSFFHFDRMNRIEPEPGDWNSYLKRFMQGKMVFGSWYDHVSNWWKKKQTYSNLHYMFFEDMVEDTGREIDKLCSFLGLTPSAEEKERVTGGVQFDNMKKDGMANYSTNIVMDFKVSPFMRKGKVGDWKNHFTVAQNEEFDEDYKTKMKDPTLQFRTEI from the exons aTGGATTCGTGCATTCGAGGAGTGCTGTTTGATTTCCATGGAGTCTCAATGACCCATTACTTCACAGACAACTGGGAGAACGTTCAAAACTTTCAAGCCAGACCGGATGACATCCTGATTGCTACATATCCTAAAGCAG GAACCACCTGGACCTCTTATATCCTTGACCTGCTCTACTTTGGTCAAACATGGCAAGAGCGTCAGGCAACAGTCCCGATCTTCGACAGAGTGCCTTTCTTGGAGATCACTTGGCCATCAATGGGTTCAG GAAAAGACGTGGCGGACAACCTGCCCACCTCTCCTCGACTTattaaaactcattttcctGTGCAGTTTGTGCCAAAGTCCTTTTTTGAGCAGAACTGCAGG aTTGTCTATGTTGCCCGTAATGCAAAAGACAATGTGGtgtctttcttccattttgACCGCATGAACAGGATCGAACCAGAGCCTGGAGACTGGAACAGCTACCTCAAGAGATTCATGCAGGGAAAAA TGGTGTTTGGATCCTGGTACGATCATGTGAGCAACTGGTggaagaagaaacagacttaCTCAAATCTGCACTACATGTTCTTTGAAGACATGGTTGAG gACACTGGACGAGAAATAGACAAACTTTGCTCCTTTCTTGGTTTGACTCCTTCAGctgaagagaaggaaagagTGACAGGAGGAGTTCAGTTTGATAACATGAAGAAGGACGGGATGGCCAACTATTCTACAAACATAGTGATGGATTTCAAAGTGTCTCCCTTCATGAGAAAAG gaaaagtgGGCGACTGGAAGAATCACTTCACTGTGGCTCAGAATGAAGAGTTTGATGAAGACTACAAGACAAAGATGAAGGATCCCACTCTCCAGTTTCGCACAGAAATTTGA
- the LOC115408523 gene encoding cytosolic sulfotransferase 3-like — translation MDSCTRGVLFDFHGVSMTHYFTDNWENVQNFQARPDDILIATYPKAGTTWVSYILDLLYFGQTWQDRQSTVPIFDRVPFLEITFPALGSGKDLADNLPTSPRLIKTHFPVQFVPKSFFEQNCRIVYVARNAKDNVVSFFHFDRMNRIEPEPGDWNSYLKRFMQGKMVFGSWYDHVSNWWKKKQTYSNLHYMFFEDMVEDTGREIDKLCSFLGLTPSAEEKERVTGGVQFDNMKKDGMANYSTNIVMDFKVSPFMRKGKVGDWKNHFTVDQNEEFDEDYKTKMKDPTLQFRTEI, via the exons ATGGATTCGTGCACTCGAGGAGTGCTGTTTGATTTCCATGGAGTTTCAATGACCCATTACTTCACAGACAACTGGGAGAACGTTCAAAACTTTCAGGCCAGACCGGATGATATCCTGATTGCTACATATCCTAAAGCAG GAACCACCTGGGTCTCTTATATCCTTGACCTGCTCTACTTTGGTCAAACATGGCAAGACCGCCAGTCAACCGTCCCGATCTTTGACAGAGTGCCTTTCTTGGAGATCACTTTCCCAGCTCTGGGTTCAG GAAAAGACCTGGCGGACAACCTGCCCACCTCTCCTCGACTCattaaaactcattttcctGTGCAGTTTGTGCCAAAGTCCTTTTTCGAGCAGAACTGCAGG aTTGTCTATGTTGCCCGTAATGCAAAAGACAATGTGGtgtctttcttccattttgACCGCATGAACAGGATCGAACCAGAGCCTGGAGACTGGAACAGCTACCTCAAGAGATTCATGCAGGGAAAAA TGGTGTTTGGATCCTGGTACGATCATGTGAGCAACTGGTggaagaagaaacagacttaCTCAAATCTGCACTACATGTTCTTTGAAGACATGGTTGAG gACACTGGACGAGAAATAGACAAACTTTGCTCCTTTCTTGGTTTGACTCCTTCAGctgaagagaaggaaagagTGACAGGAGGAGTTCAGTTTGATAACATGAAGAAGGACGGGATGGCCAACTATTCTACAAACATAGTGATGGATTTCAAAGTGTCTCCCTTCATGAGAAAAG gaaaagtgGGCGACTGGAAGAATCACTTCACTGTGGATCAGAATGAAGAGTTTGATGAAGACTACAAGACAAAGATGAAGGATCCCACTCTCCAGTTTCGCACAGAAATTTGA
- the LOC115408535 gene encoding cytosolic sulfotransferase 1-like, producing the protein MDAILRPKLFDFHGVSMTKFFTENWENIQNFQARPDDILIATYPKAGTTWVSNILDLLYFGQREKPIPIYERVPFLEIFHSAMGSGVDLADKLPTSPRLIKTHLPVQFVPKSFWEQKSRIVYVARNAKDNVVSYFHFDRMNKIEPEPGDWSSYLQRFKQGEMVFGSWYDHVSNWWKKKQTYSNLHYMFFEDMVEDTGREIDKLCSFLGLTPSVEEKTRIVGEVHFDKMKKDDMANYSTVPVLNFKISPFMRKGKVGDWKNHFTVAQNEEFDEDYKTKMKDPTLQFRSKI; encoded by the exons ATGGATGCAATTCTTCGACCGAAGCTGTTTGACTTCCATGGAGTCTCAATGACCAAGTTTTTCACAGAGAACTGGGAGAACATTCAAAACTTTCAGGCCAGACCGGATGATATCCTCATCGCCACATATCCTAAAGCAG GCACTACATGGGTTTCCAACATCTTGGATTTACTTTACTttggtcagagagagaaacccATCCCGATTTATGAGAGAGTCCCTTTCCTGGAGATTTTTCATTCGGCAATGGGTTCAG GAGTAGATTTGGCGGACAAGCTGCCCACCTCCCCTCGACTCATTAAAACTCATCTTCCTGTCCAGTTTGTGCCAAAGTCATTTTGGGAGCAAAAATCCAGG ATAGTCTACGTTGCCCGCAATGCAAAAGACAATGTTGTGTCTTATTTCCACTTTGATCGCATGAACAAGATTGAGCCAGAGCCTGGAGATTGGAGCAGCTACCTTCAGAGATTCAAGCAAGGAGAGA TGGTGTTTGGATCCTGGTACGATCATGTGAGCAACTGGTggaagaagaaacagacttaTTCAAATCTGCACTACATGTTCTTTGAAGACATGGTTGAG GACACCGGACGAGAAATAGACAAACTCTGCTCCTTTCTTGGTTTGACTCCTTCAGTCGAGGAAAAGACGAGAATCGTAGGAGAAGTTCATTTTGACAAAATGAAGAAGGATGACATGGCTAACTACTCAACAGTCCCTGTCTTGAATTTTAAAATTTCTCCCTTCATGAGAAAAG gaaaagtgGGCGACTGGAAGAATCACTTCACTGTGGCTCAGAATGAAGAGTTTGATGAAGACTACAAGACAAAGATGAAGGATCCCACTCTCCAATTTCGCTCTAAAATTTGA
- the LOC115408533 gene encoding cytosolic sulfotransferase 1-like encodes MNKMDAIPRPELFDFHGVSMINIFTENWENIQNFQARPDDILIATYPKAGTTWVSNILDLLYFGQREKPIPIYERVPFLEIFHPAIGSGVDLADKLPTSPRLIKTHLPVQFVPKSFWEQKSRIIYVARNAKDNVVSYFHFDRMNNIQPEPGDWSSYLQRFKQGKMVFGSWYDHVSNWWKKKQTYSNLHYMFFEDMVEDTGREIDKLCSFLGLTPSVEEKKKIVGEVHFDKMKKDEMANYSTVPVLNFKISPFMRKGKVGDWKNHFTVAQNEEFDEDYKTKMKDPTLQLRSKI; translated from the exons ATGAACAAGATGGATGCAATTCCTCGACCAGAGCTGTTTGACTTCCACGGAGTCTCAATGATCAACATTTTCACAGAGAACTGGGAGAACATTCAAAATTTTCAGGCCAGACCGGATGATATCCTCATCGCCACATATCCTAAAGCAG gcACTACATGGGTTTCCAACATCCTTGATTTACTTTACTttggtcagagagagaaacccATCCCGATTTATGAGAGAGTCCCTTTCCTGGAGATTTTTCATCCAGCAATCGGTTCAG GAGTAGATTTGGCGGACAAGCTGCCCACCTCCCCTCGACTCATTAAAACTCATCTTCCTGTCCAGTTTGTGCCAAAGTCCTTTTGGGAGCAAAAATCCAGG ATAATCTATGTTGCCCGGAATGCAAAAGACAATGTTGTGTCTTATTTCCATTTTGATCGCATGAACAACATTCAGCCAGAGCCTGGAGATTGGAGCAGCTACCTTCAGAGATTCAAGCAAGGAAAGA TGGTGTTTGGATCCTGGTACGATCATGTGAGCAACTGGTggaagaagaaacagacttaTTCAAATCTGCACTACATGTTCTTTGAAGACATGGTTGAG GACACCGGACGAGAAATAGACAAACTCTGCTCCTTTCTTGGTTTGACTCCTTCAgttgaggaaaagaaaaaaattgtagGGGAGGTTCATTTTGACAAAATGAAGAAGGATGAGATGGCTAACTACTCAACAGTCCCTGTGTTGAATTTTAAAATTTCTCCCTTCATGAGAAAAG gaaaagtcGGTGACTGGAAGAATCACTTCACTGTGGCTCAGAATGAAGAGTTTGATGAAGACTACAAGACAAAGATGAAGGATCCCACTCTCCAACTTCGCTCTAAAATTTGA
- the LOC115408536 gene encoding cytosolic sulfotransferase 3-like — protein sequence MAEVHRPELFDFHGVSLTQYFTENWENVQNFQARPDDILIATYPKAGTTWVSNILDLLYFGQREKPIPIYERVPFMDVFHPEIGAGTDWADKLPTSPRLIKTHLPVQLVPKSFWNKNAGYDIVYVARNAKDNVVSFFHFDRMNMDQPEPGDWSSYLERFKQGKVLYGSWYDHVSNWWKKKQTYSNLHYMFFEDMVEDTGQEIDKLCSFLGLTPSVEEKTRIVGEVHFDKMKNDKMANYSTISVFDFKISPFMRKGKVGDWKNHFTVAQNEEFDEDYKTKMKDPTLQFRTEI from the exons ATGGCTGAAGTTCATCGACCCGAGCTGTTTGATTTCCACGGAGTGTCACTGACTCAGTACTTCACAGAGAACTGGGAGAACGTTCAAAACTTTCAGGCCAGACCGGATGATATCCTCATCGCCACATATCCTAAAGCAG gcACTACATGGGTTTCCAACATCCTTGATTTGCTTTACTttggtcagagagagaaacccATCCCGATTTATGAGAGAGTACCTTTCATGGATGTTTTTCACCCAGAAATCGGTGCAG GAACAGATTGGGCGGACAAGCTGCCCACCTCCCCTCGACTCATTAAAACTCATCTTCCTGTCCAGCTCGTGCCAAAGTCATTTTGGAACAAAAATGCAGggtatgat ataGTCTACGTTGCCCGCAATGCAAAAGACAATGTTGTGTCTTTCTTCCACTTTGATCGCATGAACATGGATCAACCAGAACCTGGAGATTGGAGCAGCTACCTTGAGAGATTCAAGCAAGGAAAGG TATTGTATGGATCCTGGTACGATCATGTGAGCAACTGGTggaagaagaaacagacttaTTCAAATTTGCACTACATGTTCTTTGAAGACATGGTTGAG GACACCGGACAAGAAATAGACAAACTCTGCTCCTTTCTTGGTTTGACTCCTTCAGTAGAGGAAAAGACGAGAATCGTAGGAGAAGTTCATTTTGACAAAATGAAGAACGACAAGATGGCTAACTACTCAACAATCTCTGTCTTTGATTTCAAAATTTCTCCCTTCATGAGAAAAG GAAAAGTGGGTGACTGGAAGAATCACTTCACTGTGGCTCAGAATGAAGAGTTTGATGAAGATTACAAGACAAAGATGAAGGATCCCACTCTCCAATTTCGTACTGAAATTTGA